One stretch of Caloenas nicobarica isolate bCalNic1 chromosome 2, bCalNic1.hap1, whole genome shotgun sequence DNA includes these proteins:
- the OC90 gene encoding otoconin-90, whose amino-acid sequence MFDKGSDHMGIPVRCVTFSFLWIKSKMIVILLVSMSMIFCSGGQELKPPAFLPELLDTPERILNNVTFFNGVFQNVESVTLFFDCLGSHFTWLQSIFTNFPALLNFVNKMKCRTGFCPRDFEDYGCSCRFEMEGLPVDEADDCCFQHRKCYEEAIEMECTWDPSKISTDVSCSTENLTCESGDPCERFLCNCDKDAIECFVNTHINSSLNGLDVSFCPSPVTETTSQRETTTLHMEEFLHHGTVKTQAATASVEEVISFEPSEMVLGTSKARGTTSDHRGTAPAPPVPSVKEGNGFMEVMVSVEEITTSPASFPGDINSMQVKTVPTEKTPADTFARTKEKETSPASGGQSTTSPGIILDLVLPDREPIEPAGKVCERLTFLQDRGNGRVKRELPQLGEMLFCLTERCPEEFESYGCYCGQEGRGYPTDALDRCCFSHHCCMEQVKKLGCHAERSSRSEVVCFDHKPKCTGWSMCEKLLCACDRTAAECMASAFYNESLKFPHGQKCQEEKILCQSDPSARPAVGTEIATGISSSEESSEEEGPLWSVLRRAKREMHRPIGNSRTGQHEGR is encoded by the exons ATGTTTGATAAAGGAAGTGATCACATGG GCATACCAGTCCGCTGtgtgactttttcttttctttggatTAAATCAAAAATGATTGTAATTCTGCTGGTGTCTATGTCAATGATCTTTTGTAGTG GCGGCCAAGAATTGAAGCCACCAGCATTTCTGCCAGAGCTTCTTGACACACCTGAAAGAATCTTGA acaATGTCACATTCTTCAATGGAGTTTTTCAAAATGTGGAAAGTGTCACATTATTCTTTG ACTGCCTGGGTTCTCACTTCACCTGGTTACAGTCCATCTTCACTaacttccctgccctgctcaaCTTTGTGAACAAAATGAAGTGCCGTACTGGTTTTTGTCCCAGGGATTTTGAAGACTATGGTTGCTCTTGCCGGTTTGAGATGGAAGGACTCCCCGTGGATGAAGCTGATGA CTGCTGTTTCCAGCACCGCAAATGCTACGAGGAAGCAATTGAGATGGAGTGCACATGGGACCCATCAAAGATTTCTACAGACGTCAGCTGTTCTACTGAAAACCTGACCTGTG agtctgGGGATCCCTGTGAACGGTTCCTCTGCAACTGTGACAAAGATGCCATTGAATGCTTTGTGAACACACATATTAACTCTTCCTTGAATGGGCTGGATGTCTCCTTCTGCCCATCTCCAGTTACAG aaACAACCAGCCAGAGGGAGACGACAACACTTCACATGGAGG aattcCTTCATCATGGGACGGTCAAAACACAGGCTGCAACTGCATCCGTGGAAGAAG TGATTTCTTTCGAGCCAAGTGAGATGGTCCTGGGGACTTCCAAAGCCAGAG GTACCACAAGTGACCACAGAGGTacagctcctgctccccccgTCCCCTCAGTAAAAG AAGGGAATGGATTTATGGAAGTCATGGTCTCGGTGGAAGAGATAACCACCTCCCCAGCTTCCTTCCCGGGAGATATCAACTCAATGCAAGTCAAAACTGTCCCCACTGAGAAGACTCCTGCCGACACATTTGCAAGgacaaaggaaaaag AGACAAGTCCTGCAAGTGGTGGCCAGAGCACAACTTCCCCTGGAATCATCCTGGATCTGGTGCTGCCTGACAGGGAACCCATTGAACCTGCAGGAAAAG tGTGCGAGCGATTAACCTTTCTACAAGACAGAGGAAACGGAAGAGTGAAAAgggagctgccccagctgggAGAAATGCTCTTCTGCTTAACCGAGCGATGCCCAGAGGAATTTGAGTCTTACGGTTGCTACTGTGGCCAAGAAGGAAGAGGTTATCCTACTGATGCACTGGACAG GTGCTGCTTCTCTCACCACTGTTGTATGGAACAAGTTAAGAAACTTGGATGTCACGCAGAAAGAAGTTCAAGATCTGAAGTTGTATGTTTTGATCACAAGCCAAAAT gtaCTGGTTGGAGCATGTGTGAGAAACTGCTGTGTGCTTGCGACAGGACCGCAGCCGAGTGCATGGCTTCTGCGTTCTACAACGAAAGCCTGAAGTTTCCACATGGGCAAAAGTGCCAAGAGGAGAAAATCTTATGTCAAAGCGACCCTTCTGCAAGGCCTGCGGTTGGCACAGAAATAGCTACGGGGATTTCCAGCTCCGAGGAGAGCAGTGAGGAGGAAGGTCCACTGTGGAGCGTACTAAGAAGAGCAAAAAGAGAGATGCACCGTCCCATTGGAAACTCCAGAACTGGGCAACACGAAGGGAGATAA